A window of Eubacteriaceae bacterium ES3 contains these coding sequences:
- a CDS encoding cation:proton antiporter, which produces MENLPELFTAGLLLIIFFVISFLSHKLNIPSVLAFIILGLLLVPVLGGNEAIHLLAEIGIVLMFFVLGLEFPVAKILRISKTIWAAGLIDVVLNFGGAFVLALIFNLDLLSAAIIGGIVYASSSSITAKLLEDNKRLANVETEFMLALLIFEDLVSPILISFLAAMSSDQAMSGQLILLILLKVSTLTLGAIIIGHYGFSKLKDFIDNYIESDFLTFLMVGIAFIYSGLAIYLGLSEILGAFLAGVILSETGNSAELEHLLLPIRDFVLPFFFLWFGTTISFGGGIPMLPLLISLIVWSMIGKILVGIWGGKAFGLSKRPSYRAGLSLIQRGEFSVIIASIALPQLMAFSSVYIIVSAFIGVIFFQKAPAISKWIAGKKKQKTIKG; this is translated from the coding sequence ATGGAAAATTTACCTGAACTCTTTACAGCTGGATTACTGCTGATCATTTTCTTTGTCATCAGTTTTCTTTCACATAAGTTAAATATCCCCTCAGTATTGGCTTTTATCATCCTAGGATTGCTTTTAGTGCCCGTTCTAGGGGGAAATGAGGCAATCCATCTGCTTGCTGAGATTGGAATTGTGTTGATGTTTTTTGTCTTGGGTTTGGAATTTCCGGTCGCTAAGATATTAAGAATCTCAAAAACGATTTGGGCTGCGGGTTTAATAGATGTTGTATTAAACTTTGGCGGGGCTTTTGTACTGGCTTTGATCTTTAATCTTGATTTGCTGTCAGCTGCTATTATTGGTGGGATTGTTTATGCCTCAAGTTCATCGATTACGGCAAAGCTATTGGAAGATAACAAAAGACTGGCGAATGTTGAAACGGAGTTTATGCTGGCCTTGTTGATCTTTGAGGATTTAGTTTCACCGATTCTCATTTCCTTTTTAGCGGCTATGAGTTCCGATCAGGCCATGTCCGGCCAATTAATTCTGCTTATACTTCTAAAAGTTTCAACTTTAACGTTAGGGGCAATTATTATCGGGCATTATGGCTTCAGTAAGCTTAAGGACTTTATCGACAACTATATTGAAAGTGATTTTTTAACTTTTCTAATGGTGGGGATTGCTTTTATATATTCAGGCTTGGCAATTTATCTTGGTTTATCAGAAATTTTGGGGGCATTTTTAGCAGGAGTGATACTTTCAGAGACCGGAAATTCGGCCGAACTGGAACATTTGCTGCTGCCGATCAGAGATTTTGTTTTACCCTTCTTTTTTCTGTGGTTTGGAACGACAATCAGTTTTGGTGGCGGAATTCCAATGTTGCCTTTATTGATCAGTTTAATTGTCTGGTCAATGATTGGCAAGATACTGGTCGGCATCTGGGGTGGAAAAGCTTTTGGACTGTCAAAACGGCCCTCTTATCGGGCTGGTTTATCGTTGATCCAAAGAGGAGAGTTTTCGGTTATCATTGCGAGTATCGCCCTGCCGCAACTAATGGCTTTTAGCAGCGTATATATTATTGTCAGCGCCTTTATTGGTGTGATCTTCTTTCAGAAAGCACCAGCAATTTCAAAATGGATTGCCGGTAAAAAAAAGCAGAAAACAATTAAAGGTTGA
- a CDS encoding diguanylate cyclase produces the protein MEKLLIMLGYSNQLEEKNKLAFIMAGVGLSQLLLFLIFYIIIAKSSLLVVETLVIIIMYLLVFVFLKKKYYTAAKALAVIALMIQVFLLVILWFPAETYFTFFFFLVPPISFFILDIEDPTELKVLIFLNSLAAIVVLLSSIIWPLELIELENEYIIVLRIMSTISTLVTEILVFYFYANSLAKTHAELRLLANTDALTNVSNRRVLFEQGEKLVSIHAKYRKTFTLMILDIDHFKEVNDKYGHPAGDVVLKEISKIISENIRKEDLVCRYGGEEFAVLYKNMDQNHRENIETIKKKVKDHKFMVDEESYLKLTFSAGVVTCNEDVVHFDELVKKADALLYQAKTSGRDQIVYDKNTI, from the coding sequence ATGGAGAAGCTGTTGATAATGCTTGGTTATTCGAATCAACTCGAGGAGAAAAATAAATTAGCATTTATTATGGCGGGGGTAGGATTATCGCAATTGCTGCTATTCCTGATTTTTTATATTATTATAGCAAAATCGTCACTTTTGGTGGTTGAGACTTTAGTAATCATCATCATGTACCTGCTTGTGTTTGTTTTTCTTAAGAAAAAATATTATACGGCGGCAAAGGCTTTAGCAGTAATAGCCTTGATGATTCAGGTGTTTTTGCTGGTTATCCTCTGGTTTCCGGCTGAAACCTATTTTACCTTTTTCTTTTTCCTGGTTCCGCCTATTTCATTTTTTATTTTGGATATAGAAGATCCGACCGAGCTGAAAGTTCTTATTTTCCTTAATAGTCTGGCGGCTATAGTAGTTTTATTGAGTAGCATAATCTGGCCTCTGGAACTGATAGAGCTGGAAAATGAATATATTATTGTACTGCGAATTATGTCTACGATCTCGACATTAGTTACGGAGATACTGGTATTTTACTTTTATGCCAACAGTTTGGCGAAAACCCATGCAGAATTGCGACTGCTGGCTAACACAGACGCGTTGACCAATGTATCTAATCGGCGGGTATTGTTTGAACAGGGTGAAAAACTGGTGAGTATACACGCTAAATATCGAAAAACATTTACGCTGATGATTTTAGATATTGATCACTTTAAGGAAGTAAATGACAAATATGGACATCCTGCCGGAGATGTGGTGCTTAAGGAAATTTCAAAAATAATTTCCGAGAATATTCGCAAAGAAGATCTGGTTTGCCGCTATGGCGGTGAGGAATTTGCGGTTTTATATAAAAATATGGATCAGAATCATCGCGAAAATATAGAGACAATCAAAAAGAAGGTCAAAGATCATAAGTTTATGGTCGATGAGGAGAGCTATCTAAAGCTAACTTTTTCAGCCGGAGTAGTGACTTGTAATGAAGATGTGGTTCACTTTGATGAGTTAGTCAAGAAGGCAGATGCTTTGCTTTATCAAGCGAAAACTTCCGGAAGAGACCAAATTGTTTATGATAAGAATACGATTTAA
- a CDS encoding DUF4180 domain-containing protein: protein MNIQHVILGLLSFEPLTGYDMKKLMQKSPLIYWSGNNSQIYKALAALESDGLVTVEIEHDSASPTKKRYSLSDRGRIELITSSKSFPELPELKKPFLLQLTFGQGLSRQEFEHLLNQYEGELRGVLLTINDQSFPKSQTKLESVINNLTLDNIRQFYEAELSWVQRVRQEALPLAEIKDHAKKQPINTLEYAITDKDGQSYLTVTAGQIHTEQDGLALVSACAENGTNMLMLPSACLSEEFLLLSTGLAQMILQKIGNYNIKTVAVYAVNKTSGRFKDFLLEANQGQSFKACDNFKDAENWLLGGNLR from the coding sequence ATGAACATTCAACACGTTATATTAGGCTTGCTCAGCTTCGAGCCACTGACAGGCTACGATATGAAAAAGCTTATGCAAAAATCACCTCTTATCTATTGGTCGGGAAACAACAGCCAGATCTATAAAGCTCTTGCCGCACTAGAGAGTGATGGCTTAGTTACCGTCGAGATCGAGCATGATAGTGCTTCGCCGACAAAAAAACGATATTCTCTGTCAGACCGAGGCCGAATTGAACTTATCACCAGCTCCAAATCTTTCCCCGAACTACCGGAACTAAAAAAACCCTTTCTATTACAGCTTACCTTCGGGCAGGGTTTATCCCGTCAGGAATTTGAACATCTTTTAAACCAGTACGAGGGAGAACTTCGCGGTGTTCTGCTGACGATTAATGACCAGTCATTTCCAAAATCTCAAACAAAGTTGGAAAGTGTTATAAACAATTTAACACTGGATAATATCCGTCAATTCTATGAAGCAGAACTTTCGTGGGTTCAGAGAGTGCGACAGGAAGCACTGCCACTTGCGGAAATCAAGGACCATGCAAAAAAACAGCCAATCAACACATTAGAATATGCGATCACAGATAAAGATGGTCAGAGCTACCTTACTGTAACCGCCGGACAAATACATACTGAACAGGATGGACTTGCTTTAGTATCGGCTTGCGCCGAAAATGGAACGAACATGCTTATGCTTCCCTCCGCTTGCCTGTCCGAAGAATTCCTACTCCTTTCTACTGGTCTGGCGCAAATGATCCTTCAAAAAATTGGTAATTACAACATTAAAACAGTTGCAGTTTATGCTGTGAATAAGACAAGTGGAAGATTTAAAGACTTTCTATTGGAAGCTAATCAGGGACAGTCCTTCAAAGCCTGCGATAACTTTAAAGATGCGGAAAACTGGCTGTTAGGAGGTAATCTGCGATGA
- a CDS encoding serine hydrolase domain-containing protein: MDKRKKAVLILRLITISFGIICIIGLPPWDGIWAWMRPLPDTIQEEVSNATELGLDGIIVYVDKAGETPAFYTAGWKDRDKQIPADAESYFKIGSISKLYVASAYAKLIDADRLSLDDKLTDYFPEYSGRIEYADQITLRMMLKHRSGILNYTDQPGFRWDDPTKTSKESLDLIFDKPAEFVPDGDYSYSNTNYLLLRDILDKVLGYSHTQYIKEEILGPLGLESTFFSLEEVDINDVMSGYYVGSDTDFKEINTGMVATAEDVGLFIRALNDGSLFSDEEQAIYTSIYEYEHTGWVLGYYSIARYHEDIDTVVVQFVNTNGGTPLIDIFDTQGGTKVMVSNAIYNRVIRMIRQ, encoded by the coding sequence ATGGATAAAAGGAAAAAAGCAGTATTAATACTTAGACTTATTACGATTTCATTCGGCATAATCTGTATTATAGGTCTGCCGCCCTGGGATGGCATTTGGGCTTGGATGAGACCATTGCCTGATACGATTCAAGAAGAAGTTAGTAACGCAACTGAACTTGGCTTAGATGGGATCATTGTGTATGTGGACAAAGCCGGAGAAACTCCAGCATTTTACACCGCAGGATGGAAGGATCGAGACAAACAAATCCCTGCCGATGCAGAATCATACTTCAAAATTGGAAGCATCAGCAAGTTGTATGTTGCTTCGGCTTATGCCAAACTGATTGATGCAGACCGCCTTTCCCTTGATGATAAATTGACAGATTATTTTCCGGAGTATTCAGGAAGAATTGAATACGCAGATCAGATAACACTGAGAATGATGCTAAAGCATCGCAGTGGCATTTTGAATTATACTGACCAGCCAGGTTTTCGGTGGGACGATCCGACAAAAACCAGCAAGGAATCCCTCGACTTAATCTTTGATAAGCCTGCTGAGTTTGTGCCGGATGGGGATTATAGCTATTCAAACACCAACTATTTATTGCTGAGAGATATTCTTGATAAAGTTTTAGGTTATAGCCACACTCAATATATAAAAGAAGAGATATTAGGACCTCTTGGCCTGGAATCTACTTTCTTTTCATTGGAGGAAGTGGATATTAATGATGTGATGAGCGGATATTATGTTGGCTCAGACACTGATTTCAAGGAAATAAATACTGGTATGGTTGCGACAGCCGAGGACGTGGGGTTATTCATTCGAGCATTGAATGATGGTTCCTTATTCTCTGATGAAGAGCAAGCTATTTATACTTCTATTTACGAATATGAACACACTGGCTGGGTTTTGGGATATTATAGCATTGCGCGTTATCACGAGGATATTGATACCGTTGTCGTTCAGTTTGTGAATACAAATGGAGGAACACCCTTAATCGATATTTTTGACACGCAGGGTGGAACAAAGGTGATGGTATCGAATGCGATATATAATCGGGTTATCAGGATGATTCGACAGTAA
- a CDS encoding IS66 family transposase, whose product MTGKRYKHQMGKENSLTETETQDPALDFLSVITELQSENTRLNSELEEAQAKIKWYEEQLRLNAQKRFGKSADTVIIENQISFFNEPEVTKRPEQEEPSIEVATHRRKKRGLNRDSFDDLPVERIVYDLNEDEKVCPVCDHSLHQMKEEVRQELKVIPAKVVRVEHVRKVYACRHCQDHEIKTPIITAKAPNPVISGSFVSPSLLAYILYQKFAAALPLYRQEQTFKHFGIELSRATMSNWIIKGSERYLEPLYRLMKKHLEKESFLMADETSLKVLTKDGEACTSKAYMWLYRPGKYGKPMALFEYQPSRSGKHPKNFLENFKGILQTDGYDGYNSVTDITRVCCFAHARRQYTDALKALPKGTIKTETEAWQAVQMIGEMFVFEKALLKEDLTPKERKERREKELKPLMTAYFAWVKLMSQNTLPKSAFGKALNYSLKHQTVLENILLDGQCELSTNIAEQQIKPFVVARKNFLFCKTANGAKASATAFSLIQSAKLNELNPYEYLKFLFERLPDINCDDEVALEPFLPWSDQLPEICRQSLAQTNQHQ is encoded by the coding sequence ATGACAGGAAAGCGGTATAAGCATCAGATGGGTAAAGAAAACAGTTTAACAGAAACAGAAACACAAGATCCGGCACTGGATTTTTTATCTGTCATCACTGAACTTCAGAGTGAAAACACTCGGCTGAATTCAGAACTTGAAGAAGCGCAGGCAAAAATTAAATGGTACGAAGAACAGTTGCGTCTGAATGCCCAGAAGCGCTTCGGCAAATCCGCTGACACTGTCATAATTGAAAACCAGATCTCTTTTTTTAATGAGCCGGAGGTGACGAAACGCCCTGAGCAGGAAGAACCATCCATCGAAGTGGCTACCCACCGCCGTAAAAAGCGGGGACTGAACCGGGATTCTTTTGATGATCTGCCGGTTGAACGCATTGTTTATGATCTTAATGAAGATGAGAAAGTATGCCCTGTGTGTGACCATTCACTGCATCAGATGAAGGAGGAAGTGCGCCAGGAGCTCAAAGTGATTCCCGCCAAAGTGGTGCGGGTGGAACATGTCAGAAAAGTGTATGCCTGCCGACACTGTCAGGATCATGAGATCAAAACGCCGATTATTACAGCTAAAGCGCCCAATCCGGTTATTTCGGGCAGCTTTGTTTCGCCAAGTCTGCTTGCTTATATTCTATACCAGAAATTTGCGGCAGCCCTGCCTCTTTACCGGCAGGAGCAGACCTTTAAACACTTTGGCATTGAACTGTCCCGCGCGACGATGTCCAACTGGATCATCAAAGGCAGTGAGCGTTACCTTGAACCCCTCTACCGGCTGATGAAAAAACATCTGGAAAAAGAAAGCTTTCTGATGGCTGATGAGACATCACTGAAAGTTCTGACTAAAGATGGGGAAGCCTGTACCAGCAAGGCCTATATGTGGCTGTATCGTCCCGGGAAATACGGAAAACCCATGGCGTTGTTTGAATATCAGCCGTCCCGGAGTGGCAAACACCCCAAAAATTTCCTTGAAAATTTCAAAGGAATCCTTCAAACGGACGGTTATGACGGCTATAACAGCGTAACCGATATTACCCGGGTCTGCTGCTTTGCCCATGCCAGACGTCAATACACTGATGCGCTAAAAGCATTGCCAAAAGGGACTATAAAAACCGAAACCGAAGCCTGGCAGGCCGTTCAGATGATAGGTGAAATGTTTGTCTTTGAGAAAGCGCTGTTAAAAGAAGACCTGACCCCGAAAGAGCGTAAGGAGCGACGGGAAAAAGAGCTTAAACCGCTGATGACAGCTTATTTCGCATGGGTAAAATTAATGTCGCAGAATACCCTTCCCAAAAGCGCCTTTGGAAAAGCGCTCAACTACAGTCTCAAACACCAGACTGTACTGGAAAACATTTTGCTTGACGGCCAATGTGAACTTTCCACCAACATTGCCGAACAACAGATCAAGCCTTTTGTTGTGGCCAGAAAAAACTTTCTTTTCTGTAAAACAGCCAATGGTGCCAAAGCTTCCGCCACTGCCTTCAGCCTGATCCAGAGTGCCAAACTTAATGAGCTCAACCCTTATGAATATCTCAAATTTCTCTTTGAACGTCTGCCGGATATAAACTGCGATGACGAGGTCGCACTGGAACCTTTTCTTCCCTGGTCCGATCAGCTGCCCGAGATCTGCCGCCAGTCCTTGGCCCAAACTAATCAGCATCAATAA
- a CDS encoding TrkA C-terminal domain-containing protein, with protein sequence MQIKTSDLPGIGMKHTVTTASGDNIIILTHYHGQRDIYHFDDLEDDLPTFSVELNDDEARKIGTILLGVDYQPVTEEKEECLSQEIRIHWFDVKPNSYLANKTIKEAQIRTRTGVTVLGIKRENDFIGSPDSTELILPKDKLMVTGKKDPIKLLEYMCCSKDPE encoded by the coding sequence ATGCAAATCAAAACATCAGATCTCCCTGGGATAGGGATGAAGCATACGGTCACAACGGCTTCTGGCGATAATATTATAATTTTAACCCATTACCATGGACAAAGAGATATCTATCATTTTGATGACCTGGAAGATGATCTGCCTACTTTTTCGGTTGAATTAAATGATGATGAGGCTAGAAAAATCGGGACAATTCTGTTGGGTGTTGATTACCAGCCGGTGACGGAAGAAAAAGAAGAGTGCTTATCTCAGGAAATTCGTATTCATTGGTTTGATGTAAAGCCGAATAGTTATCTTGCCAATAAGACGATAAAAGAGGCACAAATCAGAACAAGAACTGGTGTAACCGTTCTGGGAATCAAGCGAGAAAACGATTTTATTGGTAGTCCTGATTCGACAGAATTGATTCTGCCAAAAGACAAGCTTATGGTTACGGGAAAGAAGGATCCGATCAAACTACTGGAATATATGTGTTGTTCAAAAGATCCGGAATAA
- a CDS encoding diguanylate cyclase encodes MRAKEAIATLILVLVVCLSSVPVRGEELLSTSDQGLSFDEEIILSQEEQDWLAEGHVVRIRIGQWMPFMIIDDEENVSGISVDYIEGIFNKYDIQYEWVVDRYSFTDALGEIRDKGSIDMMPTVAITEERMTYMLFTDIYISSPWVIFTQNEEFISSLEDLRGKTVAVPEGYVITDLIQEDYPDIELKVISGGNMGGNCLQLLSTGQVDAYVGNLTVGSYIINTRGYNNVKVAAPTEYGNHENAMGIRSDWPELVSIINKELETVDESERNNLYSQWMSVRYEHGIRLFDIIKWSFLAFIAVGVGFFFFYRRNRRLKRLSMTDQMTGLFNHGAIFEILNTEITASKRYGEPLTILLFDIDDFKRINDQYGHAEGDKVIKNIAESLKQAVRESDFVGRYGGEEFLVITPRNTAESATGIYWRFVESINKLYNEGDFIVTASCGIAEYNGQDIDDFIKLVDKRLYEAKAKGKNCFVAS; translated from the coding sequence ATGCGAGCAAAAGAAGCGATTGCCACATTAATTTTGGTATTAGTAGTATGCTTATCGTCAGTTCCTGTTAGGGGGGAAGAACTATTAAGTACTTCTGATCAGGGGCTTTCTTTCGATGAGGAGATTATTCTTTCTCAGGAAGAGCAGGACTGGCTGGCTGAAGGTCATGTGGTACGTATTCGGATTGGTCAGTGGATGCCCTTTATGATCATTGATGATGAGGAAAATGTTTCGGGTATTTCAGTAGATTACATTGAAGGGATTTTTAACAAGTATGATATTCAATATGAATGGGTTGTAGATCGGTACAGCTTTACAGACGCTCTCGGGGAAATAAGGGATAAAGGCTCTATAGACATGATGCCGACAGTGGCTATTACAGAAGAGCGTATGACTTACATGCTCTTTACGGATATTTATATTAGTTCACCCTGGGTTATTTTTACTCAAAACGAAGAATTTATCAGCTCATTAGAAGATCTCCGGGGAAAAACAGTAGCCGTGCCCGAAGGGTATGTGATTACAGATCTTATTCAGGAAGATTATCCTGATATTGAATTAAAAGTAATTTCCGGCGGTAATATGGGAGGGAATTGTCTGCAATTACTCTCTACCGGTCAAGTGGATGCCTATGTTGGGAATTTGACTGTGGGAAGTTATATTATCAATACAAGAGGCTACAATAATGTCAAAGTGGCAGCGCCAACTGAATACGGTAACCATGAGAATGCCATGGGGATTCGGTCAGATTGGCCGGAGCTGGTTTCAATTATTAATAAAGAGTTGGAAACGGTGGATGAAAGCGAGAGAAATAATCTTTATAGTCAATGGATGAGTGTGCGTTATGAGCATGGAATCAGGTTATTTGATATTATCAAGTGGTCTTTTCTTGCATTTATTGCGGTGGGTGTAGGATTTTTCTTTTTTTACAGGAGGAATCGCAGGCTCAAGAGACTTTCGATGACAGATCAGATGACAGGTCTTTTTAATCATGGGGCGATATTTGAAATATTGAATACGGAAATAACGGCGAGCAAACGTTATGGTGAGCCGCTAACGATTTTACTTTTTGATATTGATGATTTCAAGAGAATAAATGACCAATATGGACATGCAGAGGGGGATAAAGTTATCAAAAATATTGCTGAAAGTTTGAAACAGGCGGTCAGGGAATCTGACTTTGTCGGGCGATATGGGGGAGAGGAGTTCCTTGTGATCACACCAAGAAATACAGCGGAAAGTGCAACCGGCATATACTGGCGCTTTGTGGAGAGTATAAATAAACTGTATAATGAAGGGGATTTTATAGTTACTGCAAGCTGCGGAATTGCTGAATATAACGGACAGGATATCGATGACTTTATCAAATTGGTTGATAAGAGATTATATGAAGCAAAAGCAAAGGGTAAAAATTGTTTTGTTGCCAGTTAA
- the tnpB gene encoding IS66 family insertion sequence element accessory protein TnpB (TnpB, as the term is used for proteins encoded by IS66 family insertion elements, is considered an accessory protein, since TnpC, encoded by a neighboring gene, is a DDE family transposase.) translates to MLTGLNSGNVHIALGATDLRKSIDGLSLIVREVLKEDPFSMHLFAFCNKRRNLIKILVWDQTGFWIHYKRLENGCFQWPEKSGAPSIVVTERSFRWLLDGLTLDEKQAHPPVKQRILI, encoded by the coding sequence ATGTTGACAGGCCTCAACTCCGGAAATGTGCATATAGCTCTGGGAGCCACCGATCTCAGAAAAAGTATCGATGGACTGTCCCTGATTGTCAGGGAAGTTCTGAAAGAAGATCCCTTTTCCATGCACCTGTTTGCATTCTGCAATAAACGCAGGAATCTGATTAAAATCCTGGTATGGGATCAGACCGGCTTCTGGATTCATTATAAACGTCTGGAAAACGGCTGTTTCCAGTGGCCGGAAAAAAGTGGCGCCCCTTCCATTGTTGTGACTGAAAGAAGTTTCCGGTGGTTGCTGGATGGACTGACCCTTGATGAAAAACAGGCGCATCCGCCAGTGAAACAGCGGATTTTAATCTGA
- a CDS encoding DNA topoisomerase has product MILIVAEKKSFAEVLAEVLKVKKSKGQYWQNDKYYISWCYGHLVELKNPDDYDPALKNWSYETLPIIPGTIQHKVRTKPDIAKSQFNTLKKLMNGNDIEYVICATDADREGELIYRRIHNMAGCKKPVKRLWCDSMENQEVEKALGNLKPDQDYDHLHEASHCRAVADWLIGMNGTRLFSTLHRNKLTVGRVQTPTLAMIVERDLQIENFVKQTYYTVHLQCGGLDGEGERIDDVNEAKRIQAVTHLQDAKILSVEKNIKNNNPPKLYSLSDLQGDANQYYGYTAQETLDIVQKLYEKKLMTYPRTSSQYITSEMRDSTLDVVPMAKAYCKFLGGISQEKINIDKVVDDKKVESHTALIPTREIGKSQNLSNLPMNEQHILTLVCVRLICAVDSPQQYSETIVVIESSGERDYPFKAKGKVIIEPGWKRLLDEYQGTLKSGKEEKDKDHVLPDVEEGQVYKGESQIADHLTSPPKRYTDKTLLDAMKRAGKEFIEEDTSHIGIGTEATRAGVRENDCGAGFERKP; this is encoded by the coding sequence TTGATATTAATAGTGGCGGAAAAGAAAAGCTTTGCGGAGGTTTTGGCCGAGGTATTAAAAGTAAAAAAAAGTAAAGGCCAGTATTGGCAGAATGATAAGTATTATATAAGCTGGTGCTATGGACATCTGGTTGAACTTAAAAATCCGGATGACTATGACCCGGCGCTTAAAAATTGGTCTTATGAAACCTTGCCAATAATCCCAGGAACAATTCAACATAAGGTTAGAACCAAACCGGACATAGCCAAAAGTCAGTTTAATACTTTAAAAAAGCTGATGAATGGAAACGACATTGAATATGTCATTTGTGCGACAGATGCGGACCGTGAGGGCGAATTAATCTATCGCAGGATTCACAACATGGCTGGATGCAAAAAGCCCGTAAAACGGCTCTGGTGCGATTCAATGGAGAATCAGGAAGTAGAGAAGGCATTAGGCAATTTAAAACCTGATCAGGACTATGACCACCTCCACGAAGCCAGTCATTGTCGGGCGGTTGCGGACTGGCTCATTGGCATGAATGGCACTCGACTGTTTTCAACGTTGCACCGAAATAAGCTAACGGTTGGACGAGTTCAAACACCGACACTGGCGATGATTGTTGAACGGGATCTACAGATTGAAAATTTTGTTAAGCAGACTTATTATACGGTTCATCTTCAATGTGGTGGACTAGACGGTGAGGGCGAACGCATCGATGATGTTAATGAGGCAAAACGAATACAGGCTGTGACTCACCTTCAAGATGCAAAAATATTGAGCGTAGAAAAAAATATTAAGAACAATAATCCACCAAAGCTATATAGTTTGTCGGACCTGCAGGGAGATGCCAACCAGTATTATGGATATACGGCGCAGGAGACATTAGACATTGTTCAAAAACTATACGAGAAAAAACTAATGACCTATCCGCGAACGAGCAGTCAGTATATTACCAGTGAAATGAGAGATTCTACGCTTGATGTTGTCCCAATGGCCAAAGCCTATTGCAAATTTCTAGGTGGTATATCACAAGAAAAAATCAATATTGATAAGGTTGTAGACGATAAAAAAGTGGAAAGTCATACGGCATTAATCCCGACTAGAGAAATTGGGAAAAGCCAAAACCTGTCGAATCTGCCAATGAATGAACAGCACATATTAACACTGGTTTGTGTCCGTTTAATATGCGCGGTAGACAGTCCGCAGCAGTATTCGGAAACCATTGTGGTGATAGAATCAAGTGGGGAGCGAGACTATCCATTCAAGGCAAAAGGAAAAGTCATTATTGAACCGGGATGGAAAAGATTGTTAGACGAATACCAGGGAACGTTAAAATCTGGAAAAGAAGAAAAAGACAAAGATCATGTTCTGCCAGATGTGGAAGAAGGGCAAGTCTATAAAGGTGAATCACAAATAGCCGATCACTTAACATCGCCGCCAAAACGGTATACAGATAAGACCTTGCTTGATGCCATGAAGCGTGCGGGAAAAGAATTTATTGAAGAAGATACCAGCCATATTGGGATTGGTACGGAAGCAACGCGTGCTGGTGTTAGAGAAAATGATTGTGGAGCAGGTTTTGAAAGAAAACCCTGA
- a CDS encoding alpha/beta hydrolase, with protein sequence MTTIYKSEEGKLAVLSAYQNILAAWPLANKQYKVKTTYGDTFVIETGNPENPPLVLLHGSLSNSFSWFSDVPLLSEQYHVFAIDLIGEAGFSAESRPHYKSGAYEQWLDEVVGALDIEQCSIVGLSLGGWMALRYATVNPGKVQNLILLCPGGLATQRRDFMPRMLLKNIFAHGNRTKAIGGALGMDVKAPDKMAAMRKAFEFIQLITKNEKPRFGKLPVFGDAELNKLTMPILVVFGDSDILLKAEKSIERIKRLTPNSTTVLLPGVGHGVLGQAQRILNFLSEHK encoded by the coding sequence ATGACAACAATTTATAAATCAGAAGAAGGAAAACTGGCTGTTCTTTCGGCCTATCAGAATATTCTTGCTGCCTGGCCTTTAGCTAATAAGCAATACAAAGTCAAGACCACCTATGGCGACACCTTTGTCATCGAAACCGGTAACCCGGAAAATCCGCCTTTAGTGCTGCTCCATGGAAGTTTATCTAACTCTTTCAGCTGGTTTAGCGATGTTCCGCTGCTGAGTGAGCAATATCATGTGTTTGCAATCGACTTAATTGGCGAGGCGGGATTTTCAGCAGAAAGCCGGCCTCATTACAAAAGCGGCGCTTATGAACAATGGCTGGATGAAGTGGTAGGAGCTCTCGACATAGAGCAATGCTCAATTGTCGGCCTTTCTCTAGGGGGATGGATGGCACTGCGTTATGCGACTGTCAACCCTGGAAAGGTTCAAAACCTTATCCTTCTTTGCCCTGGCGGTCTGGCGACACAAAGACGGGATTTCATGCCTAGGATGTTATTAAAAAATATTTTTGCACATGGCAACAGGACTAAAGCCATTGGCGGTGCGCTGGGCATGGATGTTAAAGCTCCTGATAAGATGGCCGCCATGCGCAAAGCCTTTGAATTCATCCAATTAATCACCAAAAACGAAAAACCGCGTTTTGGAAAGCTTCCTGTATTCGGTGACGCCGAACTCAATAAACTCACCATGCCGATACTTGTCGTCTTCGGAGACAGCGATATACTCCTAAAAGCCGAAAAGAGCATTGAGCGAATTAAGCGTCTTACCCCCAATTCGACAACCGTTCTTTTACCAGGTGTTGGTCATGGTGTTCTTGGTCAGGCGCAACGGATCTTAAACTTCCTTTCTGAGCACAAGTAA